Proteins from a single region of Engystomops pustulosus chromosome 5, aEngPut4.maternal, whole genome shotgun sequence:
- the LOC140133203 gene encoding uncharacterized protein, which produces MADIQQMFHCFLVKEEHRNFLRFFWFKDNNPLEEPIEYRMRVHIFGNSPSPSVAIYGLKHSAREGEKEYGSDVAQFVKRDFYVDDCLKSLPTNESAISLLKRAQEMLANSNLRLHKIASNSKKLMEAFPSHDYSNDLKDLSTDTFPMQRSLGLLWDLKSDTFTFQVSEEEKPFTRRGVLSAINSLYDPLGFAAPVTIQGKAILRDLTHDASDWDEQLPNEKKALWVEWKDSLTNLSHLHVARSYAPVPSTEVQLQRLYVFSDASIKAIAAVAYLKTVDIKGQCHIGFVMGKAKLAPLPEHTIPRLELCAAVLAVELAEMIATEMHLEIKDAVFYTDSKVVLGYIYNESRRFYVYVNNRVLRIRRSTLPKQWNFVPTDQNPADQATRSVAANRLKDTTWFTGPAFLYSSEHGTTDLKTFELVDADKDAEIRPKVSTLHTVTSDNYLKSHRFSRFSTWKSLVRAITFLTHIARSFKNTKLANVKECKGWHLCKNVHAVTELDQSKNVIIRTVQHEVYAKEIDSIINHRPIPKDSVLKKLDPFIDADGLLRVGGRLKEAKIDFEGKHPILIPGHHHISYLLVRHYHEQVKHQGRLFTEGALRAAGLWIVGAKRCVSKFIFKCVTCRKLRGIFKTQKMANLPSDRLSTEPPFTNVGLDVFGPWFVVTRQTRGGQANSKRWAVLFTCMSVRAVHIEVIESMDTSSFINALRRFIAIRGPVKHIRSDRGTNFVGAAKELQIPTNLDTVSVNRYLSEQGCTWTFNPPHSSHMGGAWERMIGIARRILDSIFLQVGMARLTHECLTTFMAEVSAIINARPLIPVTSDPDDPMILTPAMLLTQKTKTTCSPAGEFTTKDLYKCQWRQVQSLANTFWDKWKKQYISTLQPRNKWQKTKPNLKVGDVVLMKDCQSHRNAWPLALVTKSFPGEDGNVRKVEVKVHDQNETKMFFRPVTELILLLSSEDSYGGID; this is translated from the coding sequence ATGGCTGACATCCAACAAATGTTCCACTGTTTTCTTGTTAAAGAGGAACACCGAAATTTCCTTAGGTTCTTTTGGTTCAAGGACAACAACCCCTTGGAAGAACCCATCGAGTATCGCATGCGTGTGCACATCTTTGGTAACAGCCCTTCCCCATCAGTGGCTATATATGGACTTAAACATTCAGCCAGGGAGGGTGAGAAAGAATATGGTTCAGACGTTGCACAGTTTGTCAAAAGGGACTTTTATGTGGATGACTGTTTAAAATCGCTACCTACAAATGAGTCTGCAATCAGTCTTCTTAAGAGAGCTCAAGAAATGCTTGCTAATTCAAACCTGAGACTCCATAAAATTGCCTCCAACAGCAAAAAATTGATGGAAGCATTTCCCTCTCATGATTACAGCAATGACTTAAAGGACTTAAGTACTGACACTTTTCCAATGCAACGTAGTCTTGGACTGCTCTGGGACTTAAAGTCTGACACCTTTACCTTCCAAGTCAGCGAGGAAGAGAAACCCTTTACTCGGAGAGGAGTACTATCTGCTATAAACAGCTTGTATGATCCTTTAGGGTTTGCAGCTCCTGTTACCATCCAAGGTAAAGCAATACTTAGAGATTTGactcatgatgcctctgactgggatGAACAACTTCCCAATGAAAAGAAAGCACTGTGGGTAGAGTGGAAGGACTCTCTAACAAATCTCTCCCATCTACATGTTGCACGCTCATATGCCCCTGTGCCATCTACAGAGGTTCAGCTACAAAGACTTTATGTGTTTTCTGATGCTTCTATCAAAGCCATTGCTGCTGTGGCCTATCTTAAAACAGTAGACATTAAAGGACAATGTCATATAGGATTCGTCATGGGCAAAGCAAAACTTGCACCACTCCCGGAGCACACTATACCGAGACTAGAACTTTGTGCTGCAGTATTAGCAGTTGAGCTAGCTGAGATGATCGCAACAGAGATGCATTTGGAGATCAAAGATGCTGTGTTTTACACAGACAGCAAGGTAGTCTTGGGATATATCTACAACGAAAGTCGGCGCTTCTACGTGTATGTCAACAACAGGGTTCTACGAATCAGGAGGTCAACTTTGCCAAAACAGTGGAATTTTGTTCCTACTGATCAAAATCCTGCAGACCAAGCAACTAGATCTGTTGCTGCCAACCGCCTTAAAGACACTACATGGTTTACAGGTCCTGCCTTTCTATATAGCTCAGAACACGGCACTACGGATCTTAAAACATTTGAACTTGTGGATGCTGACAAGGATGCAGAAATCCGTCCCAAGGTatcgacactacacacagtgacttCAGACAATTACCTTAAGTCTCACCGATTCAGCAGGTTCTCAACCTGGAAATCACTTGTTCGTGCCATCACTTTCTTAACCCACATAGCTCGTTCTTTCAAAAATACCAAGCTTGCTAATGTTAAGGAGTGTAAAGGCTGGCACCTCTGCAAAAATGTTCATGCAGTGACTGAACTAGATCAGTCAAAGAATGTAATCATTCGGACTGTCCAACATGAAGTTTATGCTAAAGAAATTGACAGTATCATTAATCACAGACCTATTCCTAAAGATAGTGTCTTAAAGAAACTTGATCCCTTCATTGATGCAGATGGCCTATTAAGGGTTGGAGGCCGCCTCAAGGAAGCAAAAATAGACTTTGAAGGAAAACATCCGATATTAATTCCTGGGCATCATCACATTTCCTATTTGCTTGTCCGACATTACCATGAACAGGTAAAACATCAGGGCCGGCTGTTCACAGAAGGGGCTTTACGAGCTGCTGGACTGTGGATTGTTGGAGCAAAAAGATGTGTTAGTAAGTTCATTTTCAAATGTGTCACATGCCGCAAACTTCGGGGTATTTTCAAAACACAGAAGATGGCCAATCTTCCATCTGACAGACTGAGTACAGAACCTCCTTTCACTAATGTCGGGCTTGATGTATTTGGTCCATGGTTTGTGGTTACCCGACAAACCAGAGGAGGTCAAGCAAACAGTAAGCGCTGGGCAGTCTTGTTCACCTGTATGTCTGTCCGGGCCGTGCACATAGAAGTAATTGAATCAATGGACACCTCAAGCTTCATAAATGCTCTTAGACGCTTTATAGCCATTAGGGGGCCTGTGAAACACATTCGCTCTGACAGAGGCACCAATTTTGTGGGAGCAGCCAAAGAGTTACAGATTCCTACAAACCTGGATACTGTCAGTGTAAACAGATACCTAAGTGAACAGGGTTGCACTTGGACTTTCAATCCGCCACATTCCTCCCATATGGGTGGAGCTTGGGAGAGAATGATAGGCATAGCCCGTAGAATTCTGGACTCTATCTTCTTACAAGTGGGTATGGCCAGACTAACCCATGAGTGCCTAACTACTTTCATGGCAGAAGTATCAGCCATCATTAATGCCAGACCACTAATTCCAGTTACCAGCGATCCTGATGATCCGATGATACTTACCCCTGCAATGTTGCTTACTCAGAAGACTAAGACAACCTGTTCTCCAGCTGGAGAATTTACTACCAAAGATCTCTATAAATGCCAATGGAGGCAAGTACAAAGTCTTGCCAATACCTTTTGGGATAAGTGGAAAAAGCAATACATCTCCACACTACAACCAAGAAATAAATGGCAGAAAACTAAACCCAACCTCAAAGTCGGTGATGTTGTGCTGATGAAAGACTGCCAGTCACACAGAAACGCGTGGCCTTTAGCTCTTGTTACTAAAAGTTTCCCAGGGGAGGATGGGAACGTCCGCAAAGTTGAAGTCAAGGTCCATGATCAGAATGAAACCAAAATGTTCTTCAGACCAGTAACTGAACTAATCTTATTGCTGTCATCTGAGGACTCTTATGGTGGCATCGATTGA